One window of Rasiella rasia genomic DNA carries:
- the bioB gene encoding biotin synthase BioB — protein MSEIKHNWTKQEILDIYNKPMMELLYEAASVHRKFHNPNQVQVSTLLSIKTGGCPEDCGYCPQAARYHTDIEGNDLMKVSHVKAQALRAKASGSSRVCMGAAWRNVKDGEEFDQVLEMVRTINKLDMEVCCTLGMITENQAQRLAEAGLYAYNHNLDTSEDYYKDVISTRAYKDRLDTIGNVRKTNVTVCSGGIIGMGEAVEDRAGMLVALASLSPQPESVPINALVAVEGTPMEEIEPISIWEMIRMVATTRIIMPQTQVRLSAGRTDMSREGQAMCFFAGANSIFAGDKLLTTPNPDVNEDMEMFNLLGLEPMKPFVKKAQPETVEAADSTLQPLGEKPKWSRPGHTIERNEEAKQKASVK, from the coding sequence ATGAGTGAGATCAAACACAACTGGACAAAACAAGAGATTTTAGACATATATAACAAACCAATGATGGAGTTGCTCTACGAGGCAGCGTCTGTACATCGCAAGTTTCACAATCCGAATCAGGTTCAAGTTTCAACATTGCTTTCTATTAAAACAGGAGGGTGTCCAGAAGATTGTGGCTACTGTCCGCAAGCTGCTAGATATCACACAGATATAGAGGGAAATGATTTAATGAAGGTCTCTCATGTAAAAGCCCAAGCATTACGTGCAAAGGCAAGTGGAAGCTCACGAGTATGCATGGGCGCAGCCTGGAGAAATGTAAAGGATGGTGAAGAATTTGATCAGGTTTTAGAGATGGTGCGTACCATTAACAAGCTTGATATGGAAGTGTGCTGTACGTTAGGGATGATTACCGAAAATCAGGCACAGCGTTTAGCCGAAGCAGGTTTATATGCATACAACCACAATTTAGATACTTCTGAAGATTATTATAAAGATGTTATTTCAACAAGGGCCTATAAAGACAGACTTGATACTATTGGAAACGTTCGAAAAACCAATGTAACTGTTTGTAGTGGCGGAATTATTGGTATGGGCGAAGCGGTTGAAGATCGCGCGGGTATGCTAGTGGCTTTGGCAAGTTTGAGTCCGCAACCAGAAAGTGTGCCTATTAATGCTTTAGTTGCTGTAGAAGGGACGCCAATGGAAGAAATTGAGCCTATCTCAATTTGGGAAATGATTAGAATGGTTGCAACTACTAGAATTATCATGCCTCAAACTCAAGTTAGATTGTCGGCTGGAAGAACCGATATGAGTCGTGAAGGACAAGCCATGTGCTTTTTTGCTGGAGCTAATTCTATTTTTGCTGGAGATAAACTATTAACTACACCCAATCCTGATGTAAACGAGGATATGGAGATGTTTAATCTACTAGGTTTAGAGCCAATGAAGCCTTTCGTAAAAAAAGCACAACCAGAAACTGTGGAGGCGGCAGATTCTACTTTACAACCGCTGGGAGAAAAGCCAAAGTGGAGTCGTCCTGGGCATACTATTGAGCGTAATGAAGAAGCGAAGCAAAAAGCTTCCGTAAAGTAA
- the bioD gene encoding dethiobiotin synthase, producing MKNHTYFITGISTEVGKTVVSAIVTEALKADYWKPIQAGELDNTDTHKVQRLVSCDKTQFYPSAFNLKTPMSPHAAAEIEEVKISAKKIKRPSTQNKLVIEGAGGLLVPLNATETIADLIHETDKVIVVSRHYLGSINHTLLTIEALKARKLNIFGIIFSGEENEATERIIEKMTTVKILGRIDEEPYFDENVVKEYAEKLNKKLTSP from the coding sequence ATGAAGAACCACACCTATTTTATTACTGGAATCTCTACCGAAGTTGGTAAAACGGTAGTTTCGGCGATTGTCACTGAAGCTCTGAAAGCAGATTATTGGAAACCCATTCAAGCAGGTGAGTTAGACAATACCGACACACATAAAGTACAACGATTGGTATCTTGTGATAAGACTCAGTTTTATCCGTCAGCTTTTAATCTGAAAACCCCTATGAGTCCCCACGCGGCTGCCGAAATTGAAGAAGTGAAAATTTCAGCAAAAAAAATAAAGCGTCCGAGTACTCAAAATAAACTAGTTATTGAAGGTGCTGGAGGTCTTTTGGTTCCGTTGAACGCCACAGAGACTATTGCAGATTTGATTCACGAAACAGATAAAGTGATTGTTGTTTCTCGTCATTATTTAGGAAGCATTAACCATACTTTACTCACTATTGAGGCACTCAAAGCAAGAAAGCTAAATATCTTCGGAATTATTTTTAGTGGAGAAGAAAATGAAGCCACAGAACGAATTATCGAAAAAATGACCACAGTAAAAATCTTAGGACGAATAGACGAAGAGCCGTATTTTGATGAAAATGTAGTGAAAGAATATGCCGAAAAGTTGAATAAAAAATTAACGTCACCCTGA
- a CDS encoding GIY-YIG nuclease family protein: MRKSYVYIMTNAYRSIFYIVVMSNLQKRVVDHINGVGSKFTKKYNLADIICFEEFALIE, encoded by the coding sequence ATGAGAAAAAGTTACGTTTACATAATGACCAATGCCTATAGGAGTATATTCTACATTGTAGTTATGTCTAACTTACAAAAAAGAGTTGTCGACCATATTAATGGTGTGGGGTCAAAATTTACGAAGAAATATAACCTAGCGGACATAATCTGTTTTGAAGAATTTGCTTTAATTGAATAG
- a CDS encoding F0F1 ATP synthase subunit epsilon, translated as MYLEIVTPEASLVSGEVESVTVPGMDGEFQMLNNHAAIVSLLVEGEVRFKGNPTIAEGYANKFTQKDGKWIMQINGGTLECSDNKVIVLAD; from the coding sequence ATGTACCTAGAAATAGTAACTCCAGAAGCTTCTTTGGTAAGCGGTGAAGTAGAAAGCGTAACAGTGCCAGGAATGGACGGTGAGTTTCAGATGTTGAACAACCACGCGGCTATTGTTTCATTATTGGTAGAAGGTGAGGTTCGATTTAAGGGAAATCCTACTATTGCTGAAGGATATGCTAACAAGTTTACCCAGAAAGATGGTAAATGGATCATGCAAATTAATGGCGGTACGTTAGAGTGCAGCGACAATAAGGTGATTGTATTGGCAGACTAA
- a CDS encoding GNAT family N-acetyltransferase — translation MFPIITYHLSSSDYELEQILDLQKRNLFASLTEEEQKTEGFVTVQHDFDLLKAMHDKCPHVLAKDGTEVVGYALSMHPDFGNDIEVLRPMFEQIYLYYNSIESARKLLHHNNFIVMGQICIAKEYRQQGIFRKLYKNMQSHLPDSFSTIITEVDAKNQRSLNAHLSVGFKELKRYNSGTKQWVLLYLL, via the coding sequence ATGTTTCCTATCATAACATATCATCTTTCGTCTTCAGACTATGAACTAGAGCAAATCTTAGACCTACAAAAGCGCAATCTATTTGCGTCGCTTACAGAAGAAGAACAAAAAACCGAAGGCTTTGTCACCGTACAACATGATTTTGATCTTTTGAAAGCGATGCACGATAAATGCCCGCACGTCTTGGCAAAAGACGGAACTGAAGTTGTGGGGTACGCCCTTAGCATGCATCCAGATTTTGGGAATGATATTGAAGTGTTACGACCTATGTTTGAACAGATATACCTATATTATAATAGCATTGAATCGGCCAGAAAACTATTACATCACAACAACTTTATTGTAATGGGGCAAATCTGTATAGCGAAGGAATATCGCCAGCAAGGAATCTTCAGGAAATTGTACAAGAACATGCAATCTCATTTGCCAGACTCATTTTCAACCATCATCACCGAAGTAGACGCTAAAAACCAGCGTTCGCTAAACGCTCATCTTTCTGTAGGATTTAAGGAGTTAAAGCGCTATAATTCTGGAACCAAGCAATGGGTTTTGCTTTATTTGTTATAA
- a CDS encoding beta-ketoacyl synthase N-terminal-like domain-containing protein, with protein MKNPISISAIASVSALGAASQNIWQQYLKGSALFVDSDGSKVSQITTEIENEIEILRQHEVRYKRLDRSVLLALLAARKAVSSSSELGNKRVGINIGSSRGATSLFEKFHQDFQKNGKVSPFTSPTTTLGNISSWVGQDLGVSGVQIEHSVTCSTAMHAILNGIAWLKSDMADAFLVGGSEAALTPFTVAQMKALKLYTTSKNDLACESMRFQKKKNTMVLGEGAAVALLEKGVSEKTQVVITGYGFASEILEHPSAISEQADCFQNSMQQALENAELSTVDAIVMHAPGTVKGDLAEKKAIDLVFGKQLPLLTSNKWLVGHTFATSGMLSVEMAMLMLQHNKLVENPFYGNSRHLPPQLKTILINAVGFGGNAVSIILQKPELN; from the coding sequence TTGAAAAACCCTATTTCTATTTCGGCTATTGCCTCTGTTTCTGCTCTTGGCGCTGCTAGCCAAAATATCTGGCAGCAATACCTCAAAGGAAGCGCGCTATTTGTAGATAGCGACGGTAGCAAAGTGTCTCAAATTACTACTGAAATTGAAAATGAAATAGAAATACTTCGGCAGCATGAAGTTCGCTACAAAAGACTTGATAGGTCTGTTTTACTTGCGCTTTTGGCCGCTAGGAAGGCTGTTTCTAGTTCCTCAGAGTTAGGTAATAAGCGCGTTGGAATAAACATTGGCTCCTCTAGGGGTGCTACCAGCCTTTTTGAAAAATTTCATCAAGATTTTCAGAAGAACGGGAAAGTGTCACCTTTTACATCGCCTACAACGACCTTGGGGAATATATCTTCTTGGGTGGGACAGGACTTAGGTGTTTCTGGTGTGCAGATAGAACATTCTGTAACGTGTTCTACAGCAATGCACGCTATACTCAACGGAATTGCTTGGCTAAAATCTGACATGGCAGATGCGTTTTTAGTGGGAGGAAGTGAAGCAGCATTAACGCCATTTACCGTAGCCCAAATGAAGGCATTAAAGCTGTACACAACTTCAAAAAATGATCTGGCTTGTGAAAGCATGCGATTTCAGAAAAAAAAGAATACAATGGTGCTAGGCGAAGGGGCCGCCGTGGCACTTTTAGAAAAGGGAGTTTCAGAAAAAACACAAGTGGTTATTACGGGTTACGGATTTGCTTCGGAAATTTTAGAGCACCCCAGCGCAATTTCTGAACAAGCAGATTGTTTCCAAAATTCGATGCAGCAGGCACTTGAAAATGCCGAGCTATCTACGGTAGATGCAATTGTTATGCACGCGCCAGGGACGGTAAAAGGTGATTTGGCAGAGAAGAAGGCAATCGATTTGGTTTTTGGAAAGCAACTACCATTACTAACATCTAACAAATGGCTGGTGGGGCATACATTTGCCACCTCTGGGATGTTAAGTGTAGAGATGGCTATGTTAATGCTTCAGCATAATAAATTGGTTGAAAACCCTTTTTACGGAAATTCTAGACATCTGCCGCCTCAGTTAAAAACCATACTAATAAATGCTGTTGGTTTTGGAGGAAATGCTGTTAGTATTATTCTTCAAAAACCAGAATTGAACTAA
- a CDS encoding aminotransferase class I/II-fold pyridoxal phosphate-dependent enzyme, with amino-acid sequence MDYLPKKLQKKLEERTVNKSIRSLGTPNDLVDFSSNDYLGFSTSETIFNRASEILEEHNLTVNGATGSRLLSGNHSLYTVTENCISTFHKTDSALIFNSGYDANVGFFSSVPQRGDIIFYDELCHASIRDGIKLSDAKAYKFTHNNVEGLKEKHNSTPKGTEVYVVTESIFSMDGDQADLISLVQFCDENQCHLVVDEAHALGVFGEKGEGLVQQLGLEDQIFARLVTFGKGLGSHGAAILGSQQLISYLINFARSFIYTTALPPHTLATIWAAYQELANCDKHRNKLYSNIAILQNMIIDTKLEEHFISSHSAIQSCVVSGNENVKKISQALQNEGFNVKPILSPTVPIGKERLRICVHSFNTEHEIYALLQTLKIHLS; translated from the coding sequence GTGGATTATCTACCCAAAAAACTCCAAAAGAAATTAGAAGAACGTACGGTTAATAAATCGATACGGTCCTTGGGTACCCCTAATGATTTGGTTGATTTTTCTTCTAATGATTATTTGGGTTTTAGTACTTCGGAAACTATCTTTAATCGTGCTTCGGAAATTTTAGAAGAACACAATCTAACTGTTAATGGTGCCACCGGATCAAGACTTTTATCTGGCAATCATAGTCTTTATACAGTAACCGAAAATTGCATTTCAACATTTCATAAAACAGACAGTGCGCTTATCTTTAATAGCGGGTATGATGCCAATGTTGGGTTTTTTAGTAGCGTCCCGCAGCGCGGGGATATTATTTTCTATGACGAATTGTGCCATGCGTCTATACGTGATGGTATAAAATTGAGCGACGCCAAAGCATATAAGTTTACTCACAATAATGTAGAAGGTCTAAAAGAAAAACACAACAGTACTCCGAAAGGAACTGAAGTGTATGTAGTCACCGAATCCATATTCTCTATGGATGGTGACCAAGCTGATTTAATTTCTCTTGTGCAATTCTGCGACGAAAACCAATGTCATTTGGTAGTAGATGAAGCACATGCACTTGGCGTATTTGGTGAAAAAGGAGAAGGGTTAGTACAACAGCTAGGCTTAGAAGACCAAATATTTGCGCGACTGGTAACCTTTGGTAAGGGATTAGGATCTCATGGGGCTGCCATATTAGGAAGTCAACAGCTCATATCTTATTTAATTAATTTTGCGCGAAGCTTTATTTATACCACCGCTTTGCCTCCGCATACTTTAGCAACTATATGGGCGGCCTATCAAGAACTTGCAAATTGTGATAAACACAGAAATAAATTATATAGTAATATTGCAATATTACAAAATATGATTATTGATACGAAGCTAGAAGAACATTTTATTTCTAGCCATTCCGCGATTCAAAGTTGCGTTGTTTCAGGGAACGAAAACGTAAAGAAAATTTCCCAAGCATTACAAAATGAAGGTTTTAATGTAAAACCCATTCTTTCACCAACGGTTCCAATAGGTAAAGAACGACTGCGTATTTGTGTACATAGTTTTAATACAGAACATGAAATATATGCACTTCTTCAAACCTTGAAAATACATTTAAGCTAA
- a CDS encoding regulatory protein RecX, with translation MHPTQKTYTVEEAKRHLERYCAYQERCHKEVQKKLRDMRMIPEAIDLIIHHLLQHNFLNETRFAQAFARGKFKTKKWGKQRIVRELKFREISKYNITLALKEISEEAYLKTFHELAEKRLRQLEFETNIQKKKKKLADYLLYRGWESNLVWEKVHNTCNDKPL, from the coding sequence ATGCACCCAACTCAAAAAACCTACACCGTAGAAGAAGCAAAACGACATTTAGAACGCTATTGCGCGTATCAAGAACGCTGCCATAAAGAAGTTCAGAAGAAACTTCGAGATATGCGTATGATTCCAGAGGCTATAGACCTTATTATTCACCATCTACTACAACACAATTTTTTAAACGAAACACGCTTCGCACAGGCCTTTGCGCGTGGTAAGTTTAAAACCAAAAAGTGGGGCAAACAACGCATTGTTCGCGAATTGAAGTTTAGAGAAATTTCAAAATACAATATCACTTTAGCATTAAAGGAAATTTCCGAAGAAGCCTACCTAAAAACCTTTCATGAACTTGCCGAAAAACGTCTTAGACAACTAGAATTCGAAACAAATATTCAGAAAAAAAAGAAAAAACTAGCCGACTATCTTTTATATCGGGGCTGGGAGTCTAATTTGGTGTGGGAAAAAGTTCATAACACTTGTAATGACAAACCATTGTAA
- the bioA gene encoding adenosylmethionine--8-amino-7-oxononanoate transaminase gives MTYNMNLSERDKKHIWHPLTQHKTAKELIAIVKAEGASIWDEDGNEYIDGIASWYTSMYGHGHPKIKAAITKQMNTLDFVMFSGFTHKPAVALSESLIRILPTNQQKIFFNDNGSTAVEAAIKMALQYHSNAGEKRDTLIAFEDGFHGDTFGAMSASGLASYNAPFEDFLLNVIRIPTPQKHNLAEVLEKLEIAIAENSCAAFIFEPLVQGAAGMKFHSAKGLDALITRCQTADILCIADEIMTGFGKTGKNFASDYLTQNPDIMCLGKALTAGMFPLSITSCSQAVFNRFLNDEIHKGFFHAHTFSAHPLGCAAALEGLALLNASEILTQRNSIAKSHEVFVEKISNHLKVKAARCIGVVLAIDLEVEMERYGKLRDTLYQHFISQGIVLRPLGNTIYVLPPYIISAKQLQKIYDSIEEALLLM, from the coding sequence ATGACGTATAATATGAATCTTTCAGAAAGAGATAAAAAACACATTTGGCACCCGCTTACACAACACAAAACCGCGAAAGAACTTATTGCCATTGTAAAGGCTGAAGGAGCCTCAATTTGGGATGAAGATGGTAATGAGTACATAGACGGAATCGCTTCGTGGTATACGAGCATGTATGGTCATGGTCATCCAAAAATTAAAGCGGCAATCACAAAACAAATGAATACGCTCGATTTTGTAATGTTTAGCGGATTCACACACAAACCTGCGGTAGCGCTTTCAGAATCCTTAATTCGTATTTTACCTACTAACCAGCAAAAGATATTTTTTAATGATAATGGGTCCACAGCAGTAGAAGCTGCCATTAAAATGGCGTTACAATATCACAGCAACGCTGGCGAGAAACGCGATACCCTAATTGCGTTCGAAGACGGTTTTCATGGTGATACCTTTGGCGCTATGAGTGCTTCTGGGCTCGCTTCTTACAACGCACCCTTTGAAGATTTCTTGCTAAACGTAATACGAATTCCTACACCACAAAAACATAATCTAGCAGAAGTACTTGAAAAGTTAGAAATTGCGATTGCCGAAAACTCTTGTGCAGCTTTTATATTTGAACCTCTGGTGCAAGGCGCGGCTGGCATGAAATTTCACTCAGCTAAAGGTTTAGATGCGTTAATTACCAGATGCCAAACAGCCGATATTTTATGCATTGCAGATGAAATTATGACAGGTTTTGGTAAAACAGGAAAAAACTTTGCAAGTGACTACCTTACCCAAAACCCCGATATAATGTGCTTGGGGAAAGCGCTCACAGCAGGGATGTTTCCGCTAAGTATTACAAGTTGTAGTCAAGCTGTTTTTAATAGATTTCTTAATGACGAAATACACAAAGGTTTTTTTCACGCTCACACTTTTAGTGCGCACCCGTTAGGCTGTGCGGCTGCTCTCGAAGGATTGGCCCTCCTAAACGCTTCTGAAATCTTAACGCAACGAAACAGTATTGCAAAGTCGCATGAAGTTTTTGTAGAAAAAATTAGCAATCATCTCAAGGTGAAAGCCGCGCGTTGCATAGGAGTGGTTTTGGCAATCGACCTAGAAGTTGAAATGGAGCGTTATGGTAAATTGCGCGATACACTGTATCAGCACTTTATCTCTCAAGGTATTGTTTTAAGGCCTTTGGGGAATACAATTTACGTGCTACCACCCTATATTATTTCGGCAAAACAACTTCAGAAAATCTACGATAGTATTGAAGAGGCTTTGTTATTAATGTAA
- a CDS encoding T9SS type A sorting domain-containing protein, which produces MKNIIRVLIFLLSGITAGYGQLQQYGQTLIGDNEGDRFGSDIELSADGKTLVLGVANSPDFGVGSDPQFNAGKIQVYQFLNDMWEQLGSDIDGGDTANLFGIEVAISKNGQVIAGAGGAEQPFNSTRVFELVNDEWVQKGTSIQNNDPIDSVFNLSLNEDGSILAIGSSGRNAGDELGAVTLYRFENNDWQVLGTSIYGDEDEDAFGLEVALSNDGLTFVTGALGNDANGVDAGLARVYAFNGSSWVQVGGDIVGNNTNDRLGSHVSINSVGDRISVVAAFSGATNRIDIYQNNGGNWQQVGNSIFKPAAANLRTSALNGAGDIVLIGLPSEPFLRTLQFDGTEWLQISETFTGLVGIQDIAIDDSGGIVVGSSPSGPSGGLVEAFADPTLGIAEVQDNSMNIILHPNPSSGIVTLESLDSPMLSYTIFNTNGQIVKSNSILKKEHSETLDLSGMAKGLYFAQIVTNSQIIQVKFILE; this is translated from the coding sequence ATGAAAAATATAATTAGAGTACTGATATTTTTATTGAGTGGAATAACTGCAGGGTATGGACAACTGCAGCAATATGGTCAGACATTAATAGGAGATAATGAAGGAGATCGATTTGGGAGTGATATAGAACTAAGTGCAGATGGAAAGACGTTGGTACTTGGCGTTGCAAATAGTCCAGATTTTGGAGTAGGGAGTGATCCACAATTTAATGCCGGGAAAATTCAGGTGTATCAATTTCTGAACGATATGTGGGAACAACTTGGAAGTGATATTGATGGCGGTGACACGGCAAATCTTTTTGGAATTGAAGTAGCAATAAGTAAAAATGGTCAGGTAATTGCTGGAGCTGGTGGCGCTGAACAACCTTTTAATTCTACAAGAGTTTTCGAATTGGTAAATGACGAATGGGTTCAGAAAGGTACTTCAATACAAAACAATGACCCAATAGATAGTGTGTTTAATTTAAGCCTTAATGAAGATGGGTCTATTTTGGCCATAGGTTCATCGGGAAGAAATGCAGGAGATGAATTGGGTGCTGTTACATTGTATAGGTTTGAAAATAATGACTGGCAGGTATTAGGTACCTCTATCTATGGAGACGAAGATGAAGATGCATTTGGTTTAGAAGTAGCTTTATCAAATGATGGGCTCACCTTTGTAACCGGGGCATTAGGGAATGATGCGAACGGAGTTGATGCGGGTTTAGCTAGGGTATATGCCTTTAACGGATCGTCCTGGGTTCAGGTAGGGGGAGATATAGTAGGAAACAATACTAATGACAGATTGGGATCTCATGTATCAATAAATAGTGTGGGAGATAGAATTTCTGTTGTTGCCGCATTTTCAGGAGCAACCAATAGAATTGATATATACCAAAATAATGGCGGCAATTGGCAACAAGTTGGTAATTCAATTTTTAAACCAGCAGCCGCCAACTTGCGTACCTCTGCACTTAATGGAGCAGGTGATATTGTGCTTATTGGTCTGCCGTCTGAACCCTTTTTGAGAACGTTACAATTTGATGGTACTGAGTGGTTGCAAATTAGTGAAACGTTCACTGGGTTGGTTGGAATACAAGACATAGCTATAGATGATTCGGGCGGTATTGTGGTAGGTTCATCCCCATCTGGACCATCAGGTGGTTTGGTTGAGGCATTTGCCGACCCTACGTTGGGGATTGCAGAAGTACAAGACAATTCAATGAATATTATTTTACATCCAAATCCTTCTTCGGGGATTGTTACCTTAGAAAGTTTAGATAGCCCTATGTTATCCTATACTATTTTTAACACCAATGGTCAAATAGTGAAATCTAACAGTATCCTAAAGAAAGAGCATAGTGAAACTTTAGATTTGAGTGGTATGGCTAAAGGTTTGTATTTTGCACAAATTGTCACTAATTCACAAATAATTCAGGTTAAGTTTATCCTTGAGTGA
- a CDS encoding cupin-like domain-containing protein: MQLKEIDRVSSITKEDFKKHYLKPQKPVIIEHFVDDWPAVQKWNLTYMAEVAGDITVPLYDDRPVRHDEGFNQAHAKMKMRDYIALLKKEPTRYRIFLWNILKEVPALQKDYEYPDFGIKLMKGLPMLFFGGEDSYTFMHYDIDLANIFHFHFHGKKEVILFDQSQNDYLYKIPHSLIVREDIDFNHPDYDKWPALKKANGFRGNLNHGEVLYMPEGYWHYMRYITPGFSMSLRAIARNPKNLGKAIYNIAIMRHYDNLMRRLQGQKWIDKKNEKAITKTHEKLGVT; encoded by the coding sequence ATGCAGTTAAAAGAAATAGACCGAGTATCTTCCATCACAAAAGAAGACTTTAAGAAGCACTACTTAAAGCCTCAGAAACCTGTGATTATTGAACATTTTGTAGACGATTGGCCTGCAGTTCAAAAGTGGAATTTGACGTATATGGCCGAGGTTGCAGGAGATATTACTGTGCCACTCTACGATGATCGCCCCGTTAGGCATGACGAAGGATTTAATCAGGCGCATGCTAAAATGAAAATGCGCGATTATATTGCTCTTCTTAAAAAAGAACCAACGCGCTATCGAATTTTTCTGTGGAATATCTTAAAAGAAGTTCCAGCATTACAAAAAGATTATGAGTACCCCGATTTTGGCATTAAACTTATGAAAGGATTGCCTATGCTCTTCTTTGGTGGGGAAGACAGCTATACTTTTATGCATTACGATATCGATTTGGCCAATATTTTCCATTTTCACTTCCATGGAAAGAAGGAAGTGATTTTATTTGACCAAAGTCAGAATGACTATCTCTATAAAATACCACATTCGTTAATTGTTCGAGAAGACATCGATTTTAACCATCCAGATTATGACAAATGGCCGGCATTAAAAAAGGCAAACGGGTTTAGAGGAAATTTAAATCATGGCGAAGTCTTGTATATGCCTGAAGGGTATTGGCACTATATGCGCTATATCACTCCAGGGTTTTCTATGAGCTTACGAGCCATTGCGCGAAACCCAAAAAATTTGGGGAAAGCCATTTACAACATTGCAATTATGCGTCATTACGACAATTTAATGCGTCGTTTGCAAGGCCAAAAATGGATTGATAAGAAGAATGAAAAGGCAATAACGAAGACACATGAAAAATTGGGAGTTACGTAG